A genome region from Staphylococcus capitis subsp. capitis includes the following:
- a CDS encoding LysR family transcriptional regulator, translated as MKIIQLEYFLAIVKYNSFTKAANFLHISQPSLTATIKKMEADLGYDLFMRTTKDIKITEKGIQFYKHATHIVQEYRSTVEKIYDLNITSEPRIKMGMLESTSQWMGKVIKQHHNDYPNQQYRMYEVHDRHSSIDKLLNFDVHFALTNEEITHEDIASIPLYKEPYVLITPKDEFPNQKTITIEHLPLIMPNKNSQVRDHLDDYFNRMNQHPNIVLEADRFESATNFVHLGLGYAVIPRFYYQSNFTNDLDSIKIRPNLGRKIFINYLNKRKHSEQVMSLIQLCIAYWDT; from the coding sequence TTGAAGATTATTCAGCTTGAATATTTTTTAGCTATAGTTAAATATAATAGTTTTACTAAAGCGGCTAATTTCCTTCATATAAGCCAACCTTCTCTAACAGCAACAATTAAAAAGATGGAAGCTGATTTAGGTTATGACTTATTTATGCGTACAACTAAAGACATTAAAATCACTGAAAAAGGCATTCAATTTTATAAGCATGCGACACATATCGTACAGGAATATCGTTCCACAGTTGAAAAAATATATGACTTAAATATTACATCTGAACCTAGAATTAAAATGGGAATGTTAGAATCAACAAGTCAATGGATGGGTAAAGTGATAAAACAACATCATAATGATTATCCTAATCAACAATATCGTATGTACGAAGTGCATGACCGTCATTCATCTATAGACAAATTGCTTAATTTTGATGTTCATTTTGCACTAACGAACGAAGAAATCACTCATGAAGATATCGCATCTATTCCATTGTATAAGGAACCTTATGTGTTAATTACTCCTAAGGATGAATTTCCAAATCAGAAGACGATTACAATTGAGCATCTTCCTCTAATAATGCCAAACAAAAATTCACAAGTACGTGACCATTTAGATGATTATTTCAATCGTATGAATCAACACCCTAATATAGTCTTAGAAGCCGATCGCTTTGAATCAGCAACAAACTTTGTCCATTTAGGATTAGGTTATGCAGTGATACCTCGTTTTTATTATCAATCAAATTTTACTAATGATTTGGATAGTATTAAAATCCGCCCGAATTTAGGACGTAAGATTTTTATTAATTATTTAAATAAACGCAAGCATTCCGAACAAGTAATGTCTTTAATACAACTTTGTATAGCGTATTGGGATACTTAA
- the hutU gene encoding urocanate hydratase: protein MRKIQAKKGLDIECKGWEQEAVLRMLYNNLDPEVAEHPEELVVYGGIGKAARNWKAFEAIENILRNLEADETMLVQSGKPVAVFKTHEEAPRVLISNSVLVSEWANWDHFNELDKKGLIMYGQMTAGSWIYIGSQGIVQGTYETFAELANQEYKSDLTGTITLTAGLGGMGGAQPLAVTMNNGVAICVDVDETRVDKRVETKYCDVKSTDLDEALKMAQEAKDKGEALSIGLVGNAVDIHKAILDKGFKIDIITDQTSAHDPLNGYVPQGYSVEEAKKLRQEDPKKYVELSEASMAKHVELMLEFQKYGAVAFDYGNNIRQVAYNNGVENAFDFPGFVPAYIRPLFCEGKGPFRFAALSGDPKDIERADEEMRRLFSDNEKLLRWLDLAEEKISYQGLPSRIAWLGYGERAKMGLALNKLVRDGEISAPIVIGRDHLDSGSVASPNRETEGMQDGSDAVGDWAVLNALINTAAGGSWISFHHGGGVGMGYSLHAGMVVVADGSERADRRLGRVLTTDPGMGVARHVDAGYDIAIKTAKDKGVQIPMIDEAGDK, encoded by the coding sequence ATGAGAAAAATTCAAGCAAAAAAGGGTTTAGATATTGAATGTAAAGGTTGGGAGCAAGAAGCGGTATTAAGAATGTTATATAACAACTTAGACCCAGAAGTTGCTGAACATCCTGAAGAATTAGTTGTATACGGTGGTATTGGTAAGGCTGCTCGTAATTGGAAAGCGTTTGAAGCAATTGAAAACATTTTACGTAATCTTGAAGCAGATGAAACGATGTTAGTACAATCTGGTAAACCAGTTGCCGTATTTAAAACGCATGAAGAAGCGCCACGTGTCTTAATATCAAACTCAGTTTTAGTTTCAGAATGGGCGAACTGGGATCACTTTAATGAACTAGATAAAAAAGGGTTAATCATGTATGGTCAAATGACCGCTGGAAGTTGGATTTATATAGGTTCACAAGGTATCGTTCAAGGTACTTATGAAACCTTTGCTGAATTAGCTAATCAAGAATATAAAAGTGATTTAACAGGAACAATTACTTTAACTGCAGGTTTAGGTGGTATGGGTGGCGCACAGCCACTTGCTGTAACTATGAATAACGGAGTCGCAATTTGTGTGGACGTTGATGAAACACGTGTTGATAAACGTGTTGAAACAAAATATTGTGATGTTAAATCTACGGATTTAGATGAAGCTCTAAAAATGGCTCAAGAGGCAAAAGACAAAGGTGAAGCTCTATCAATTGGTTTAGTTGGTAATGCAGTGGATATTCATAAAGCAATTTTAGATAAAGGTTTCAAAATTGATATCATTACAGACCAAACGAGTGCGCATGACCCATTAAATGGTTACGTGCCACAAGGCTATTCTGTTGAGGAAGCGAAGAAATTACGTCAAGAAGATCCAAAAAAATATGTAGAATTATCTGAAGCTTCAATGGCTAAGCACGTTGAGTTGATGTTGGAATTCCAAAAATATGGTGCTGTAGCATTTGATTATGGTAATAATATTCGTCAAGTTGCATACAATAATGGTGTTGAAAATGCTTTCGACTTTCCAGGATTCGTTCCAGCATATATCCGTCCACTCTTCTGTGAAGGTAAAGGACCTTTCCGATTCGCAGCATTAAGTGGTGATCCTAAAGATATCGAACGTGCTGATGAAGAAATGAGAAGATTATTCTCAGATAATGAAAAATTATTAAGATGGTTAGATTTAGCTGAAGAAAAAATTTCGTATCAAGGTTTACCATCAAGAATTGCATGGCTAGGTTATGGCGAACGTGCAAAAATGGGTCTAGCTTTAAATAAGCTTGTACGTGATGGAGAAATTTCAGCACCCATTGTTATAGGGCGTGACCATTTAGACTCTGGTTCAGTAGCAAGTCCTAACCGCGAAACTGAAGGTATGCAAGATGGCAGTGATGCAGTTGGTGATTGGGCTGTACTCAACGCATTGATTAATACTGCAGCTGGTGGTTCTTGGATTTCATTCCATCATGGTGGCGGTGTAGGTATGGGTTATTCATTACACGCTGGTATGGTAGTAGTAGCAGATGGTTCAGAACGTGCTGATAGAAGATTAGGACGAGTTTTAACTACAGATCCGGGTATGGGAGTAGCGAGACACGTTGATGCAGGATATGACATCGCTATTAAAACGGCTAAAGATAAAGGTGTCCAAATTCCAATGATTGATGAAGCAGGTGATAAATAA
- the hutG gene encoding formimidoylglutamase translates to MYRLAEPDLWKGRLDSETDSRQFRHFQTVKFGDLTKVEKTNNPKGVGILGYAVDKGVELNKGRVGAKEGPNKIKQAFAGLPDLNQCEELIDYGNVEHDHDSLIDTQQEYAELAAKSIQNHKQTFLLGGGHDIAYAQYLATRKVYPNESIGVINIDAHFDTRDEGESTSGTSFRQILDQDDNADYMVLGISQGGNTQGLFDYAKEKNVQYVYADELLHQVSPPIKDMIEHFIHDHDVIMFTVCMDVVDSAFAPGVSAPAVLGIYPHTVFELAKRIIPSEKVASISIAEMNPEYDLDNRTAKLVANLVHHFLI, encoded by the coding sequence ATGTATAGACTTGCGGAACCGGATTTATGGAAAGGTCGTTTAGATAGTGAAACAGATTCAAGACAATTTAGACATTTCCAAACTGTAAAATTTGGAGATTTAACTAAAGTTGAAAAAACTAATAACCCCAAAGGTGTAGGTATACTTGGATATGCTGTAGATAAAGGGGTTGAATTAAATAAAGGTCGTGTAGGTGCAAAAGAAGGACCTAATAAAATTAAACAAGCCTTTGCTGGATTGCCAGATTTAAATCAATGTGAAGAGCTCATTGATTACGGTAATGTAGAACATGATCATGATTCACTTATAGATACGCAACAAGAGTATGCTGAGCTTGCAGCGAAATCAATTCAAAATCATAAACAAACTTTCTTACTTGGTGGTGGACATGATATTGCTTATGCACAATATTTAGCCACGCGTAAAGTTTATCCAAATGAGTCTATCGGTGTTATAAATATTGATGCACATTTTGATACTCGTGACGAAGGTGAGTCTACGTCGGGTACTAGTTTTAGACAGATTCTAGATCAAGACGATAATGCTGATTACATGGTATTAGGTATTTCTCAAGGTGGTAATACTCAAGGTTTATTCGATTATGCTAAAGAGAAGAATGTTCAATATGTGTACGCAGATGAGTTGCTACACCAAGTTTCTCCCCCGATTAAAGATATGATTGAACATTTTATACATGATCATGATGTCATCATGTTTACTGTGTGTATGGACGTTGTAGACAGTGCATTTGCGCCTGGTGTGAGTGCGCCTGCCGTTTTAGGTATCTATCCTCATACTGTATTTGAGCTAGCGAAACGTATTATTCCTAGTGAGAAAGTGGCTTCGATTAGTATAGCAGAGATGAATCCTGAGTATGATTTAGATAATCGTACTGCAAAACTAGTAGCAAACTTAGTTCATCATTTCTTAATTTAA
- a CDS encoding CPBP family intramembrane glutamic endopeptidase translates to MKNSRISGFQWAMMVFVFFVITMALSIILRDFQASIGVKRFVFDIKDLAPFIASLVCILVFKYKKEQLAGLKFSFSLKVIERILLALILPLIIFMIGMFCFNTFADSFILLQTSDLSVSLITILIGHLLMAFVTEFGFRSYLQSILESKMNTFFASIIVGVIYSIFTANTTYGIEYAGYHFLYTFMFSMIIGELIRATHGRTIYIATIFHAAMTFALVFLFSEETGDLFSMKVIALSTTIVGLLFIIISLIIRAIAYKTTKQSLDEVQPNNYLDHTEEDDFESHKNDDSKNHQFENDSVANKEDNNSEASSEHSNTSDTDLKDSAKYTENRHSSVVSDVKKEINQVEEQDMSDSTKKE, encoded by the coding sequence ATGAAAAACTCTCGAATTTCTGGGTTTCAATGGGCAATGATGGTCTTTGTCTTCTTTGTTATTACAATGGCCTTATCCATTATACTTAGAGATTTCCAAGCGTCCATTGGAGTTAAAAGATTTGTTTTTGACATCAAAGACTTAGCTCCATTTATTGCATCATTAGTATGTATTTTAGTATTTAAGTATAAAAAAGAACAATTAGCCGGATTAAAATTTTCATTCAGTCTAAAAGTTATTGAACGTATCCTATTAGCACTCATTTTACCGCTTATCATTTTTATGATTGGTATGTTCTGTTTCAATACTTTTGCTGACAGTTTTATCCTTTTACAAACATCAGATTTATCAGTATCTTTAATTACAATTCTAATTGGCCATTTATTAATGGCGTTTGTTACTGAATTTGGTTTCCGTTCATACTTACAAAGTATTCTTGAATCTAAGATGAACACATTCTTTGCTAGTATTATTGTAGGTGTAATTTATTCAATCTTCACCGCAAACACTACTTACGGTATTGAATATGCTGGTTACCATTTCTTATATACATTCATGTTCTCGATGATTATTGGTGAATTAATCAGAGCAACACATGGACGTACAATCTATATTGCGACTATATTCCATGCAGCTATGACATTCGCCTTAGTTTTTCTTTTCAGTGAAGAAACTGGTGATCTTTTCTCAATGAAAGTGATTGCACTTTCCACTACAATTGTAGGTTTATTGTTTATCATTATTAGTTTAATTATTCGTGCCATTGCTTACAAAACAACGAAACAAAGTTTAGATGAAGTGCAACCCAATAATTATTTAGACCACACCGAAGAAGATGATTTTGAAAGTCATAAAAATGATGATTCAAAAAATCATCAATTTGAAAATGATAGCGTTGCTAATAAAGAAGATAATAATTCAGAAGCGAGTTCAGAGCATTCAAACACTAGTGATACAGATTTAAAGGACAGCGCTAAATATACAGAAAATCGTCATTCATCTGTTGTTAGCGATGTAAAGAAAGAAATTAATCAAGTTGAAGAACAAGACATGAGTGATTCAACTAAAAAAGAATAA
- the hutI gene encoding imidazolonepropionase, whose translation MNDLIIQNIQELILPKSTDKPLKGRELDELEVVENGTVVIKDGKVVYSGPHTDDYEAKEVIDASGRVVSPALVDAHTHLIFGGSREHEMSLKRQGKSYLEILESGGGILSTVKSTREISEEDLFKKAEHDLLTMIKHGVLTVESKSGYGLDKENELKQLRVSNRLAEKYNLNMKHTFLGPHAVPEEAESNEAFLEEMIELLPEVKEYADFADIFCETGVFSVEESKRYMEKAKEAGFKVKIHADEIDPLGGLELAIDEGAISADHLVASSEEGKAKLKTSDTVAVLLPATTFYLDKNDYADARGMLNNGGAIAVATDYNPGSSVTNNLQLAMAIAALKLKLSPTEVWNAVTVNAAKAIDADAGTINQGDQANIVIWDAPNHEYIPYHFGINHAQKVIKDGKVIVDNEFKLD comes from the coding sequence ATGAATGATTTAATAATCCAAAATATTCAAGAATTAATTTTACCTAAATCTACTGACAAACCTTTAAAAGGGAGAGAGTTGGACGAATTAGAAGTTGTAGAGAATGGTACAGTTGTAATTAAAGATGGGAAAGTGGTATACTCTGGACCTCATACAGATGACTATGAGGCTAAAGAGGTCATTGATGCTAGTGGTAGAGTGGTATCTCCTGCACTTGTAGATGCGCATACACATCTCATTTTTGGTGGCTCACGTGAACATGAAATGTCATTAAAACGCCAAGGGAAATCCTATTTAGAAATATTGGAATCTGGTGGAGGTATTCTTTCAACTGTAAAGTCTACTCGAGAAATTAGTGAGGAAGATCTTTTCAAAAAAGCAGAGCATGATTTACTAACAATGATTAAACATGGTGTGTTAACAGTAGAAAGTAAAAGTGGCTATGGTTTAGATAAAGAAAATGAATTAAAACAGTTAAGAGTATCGAACCGTTTAGCTGAAAAATATAACCTAAACATGAAACACACTTTCTTAGGGCCGCATGCAGTGCCTGAAGAAGCTGAATCTAATGAAGCGTTCTTAGAAGAAATGATTGAATTACTACCAGAAGTTAAAGAATATGCAGATTTTGCTGATATTTTTTGTGAAACTGGTGTATTCTCAGTTGAAGAATCTAAGCGATATATGGAAAAGGCTAAAGAAGCTGGATTTAAAGTTAAAATTCACGCTGATGAAATTGATCCATTAGGCGGATTAGAGTTGGCTATTGATGAAGGTGCAATTTCAGCTGACCATTTAGTTGCTTCTAGTGAAGAAGGTAAAGCTAAACTTAAAACTAGTGATACTGTGGCAGTATTATTACCTGCTACAACATTTTACTTAGATAAAAATGACTACGCTGATGCACGTGGTATGTTGAATAATGGTGGTGCGATTGCAGTAGCAACTGACTACAATCCAGGTAGTAGCGTAACAAATAATTTACAACTTGCGATGGCGATTGCTGCATTGAAATTAAAATTATCACCAACTGAAGTTTGGAATGCCGTGACAGTAAACGCAGCTAAAGCAATTGATGCTGATGCAGGTACGATTAATCAAGGGGACCAAGCAAATATTGTAATTTGGGATGCGCCAAACCATGAGTATATCCCATATCATTTCGGTATTAATCACGCTCAAAAAGTGATTAAAGATGGTAAAGTTATCGTGGATAATGAATTTAAGTTAGATTAA